The Xanthomonas rydalmerensis genomic interval TGTGCCCGAATCTTCAGGCGTCGAGGTCGATGGTGAGGGCAGCGGCGGCGTCGCGGGCGGTCTGGCGCGCCTGCTCGATATCGGCGCCGCGGGCCAGGGTCACGCCGACGCGGCGGTGGCCGTGCACGCTGGGCTTGCCGAACAGGCGCAGGGCGGTGTCGGGCGCCTGCAGCGCGGCGCCGACGTTGCCGAAGCGCGGCACGCCCTCGCCGTGCGCCAGCAGCGCGCACGAGGCCGACGGGCCGCTCTGGCGGATCGCCGGGATCGGCAGGCCGAGGATCGCGCGCGCATGCAGGGCGAACTCGCTCAGTTCCTGCGACACCAGGGTGACCAGGCCGGTGTCGTGCGGCCGCGGCGACACCTCGCTGAACCACACCTCGTCGCCCTTGACGAACAGCTCCACGCCGAACAGGCCCCAGCCACCGAGATCGTCGGTGACCGCGCGGGCGATGTCCTGCGCGCGCTGCAACGCCAGCGCCGACATCGGCTGCGGCTGCCAGCTCTCGCGGTAGTCGCCATCCTTCTGCCAGTGCCCGATCGGATCGCAGAACGCGGTGCCGCCGGCATGGCGCACGGTCAGCAGGGTGATCTCGTAGTCGAAGTCGATGAAGCCCTCGACGATGCAGCGGCCGGCGCCGGCGCGGCCGCCGGTCTGCGCGTATTCCCAGGCCGCGTTGATGTCGGAGGCGCTGCGCAGCGTGCTCTGGCCCTTGCCGGAGGACGACATCACCGGCTTGACCACGCACGGCAAACCGACCGCGGCGATCGCCTCGCGGTACTGCTCGGGCGTGTCGACGAAACGGTACGGCGAGGTCGGCAGGCCCAGGGTCTCGGCGGCCAGGCGGCGGATGCCTTCGCGGTCCATGGTCAGCCGCGCCGCGCGCGCGGTGGGAATCACCCGCTGGCCGAGGTCGCGCTCCAGCGCCACCAGCGTTTCGGTATGGATCGCCTCGATCTCCGGCACGATCAGGTGCGGCTGCTCGCGCGCGATCAACTCCCGCAGCGCCATCGCATCGAGCATGTCGACCACGTGGCTGCGGTGCGCGACCTGCATCGCCGGCGCGTCGGCATAGCGGTCCACCGCGATCACCTCCACGCCGAAGCGCTGCAGTTCGATCGCCACTTCCTTGCCCAGTTCGCCGGAGCCGAGCAGCAGCACACGGGTGGCGGAAGCGGACAGCGGGGTTCCCAGAGTGACCATGGCGGCGGCGCCTGCGCGAAGAGGGGGTGGCTATTCTAAAGCCGCCCGTCCGCCGCCTGCACCGCGTCGGCGATGGCCTCGGCGACCCGCTGCACGCGCGGCGCACGACGCACGTCCGGATGCACGACCAGCCAGATCTCACGCTCCACGTCGCAGCGTGGCGCCTCGGGCAGTTCGACCAGCGCCCCGCCGGCGCTCGCCGCGGTCGCCTCCAGCAGGAACCGCGGCAGCAGCGCCACGCCGGCCCCGGCCACGCAGGCATGCAGTTGCGCGGCCAGATCGTTGGCGACGAAAGCGAACCGGCGCCCGCCCGCGAAGCGCTGCAGCCATTGCTGCTGCGGAGTGTGCGCAAGCGCATCGTCATAGCCGACAAATGACCAGCTGGCAGGCGCCGCGCGGGCCCACTCCGGGCTCGCGCACAACGCGAAGCGCATGCTGCCGATGCGCCGCGCCACCAGTCCCGGCGCCTGCGGCCGCGACAGCCGCACCGCCAGATCGGCATCGCGCGCGTACAGGTTGGCCGCCTGCGCCTCGCCCAGCAGATCGATGCGCAGCGCCGGCCAGGCACGCTGGGCGCGGGCCAGGCGCGGCGCCAGGAAGTGGCTGGCGAACACCGGCGAGGCCGAGACCCGCACGACGCCTTCCAACGTCGTGGCGCCCTGCGCGGCACGGCCGAAGGCATGCGCCTCCGCTTCCAGACGCCTGCCGTGCTCGGCCAACTGCAGCGCTTCGGCGGTCGGCAGCCAGCCGCGCGGCAGGCGGTCGAACAGGCGCAGGCCCAGTGTCGCCTCCAGCGCGTCGATGCGCCGCGCCACCGTCGAGTGCTGGACCCGCAAGGTCCGCGCCGCCGAGGACAGGCTGCCGTCGCGCAGGACGGCCAGGAAGTAGCGGACATCGTCCCAGCTCATCGCGGGAGATGCGGCCGGGAGCGGGCTGGTGTCGGTCGAATTTTGCACAGCGCCTGAGCGAAAGAAGGGAATTCCGCCGAATTATGCACAGCCGGATGATGGTGACCTCCTCCCCACCCCGAGAAACCGCCATGTCCCCTTCCCGTACTGCCCTGCGCATCGGCATCGACCGCTATGGCGATGCCGACGTGCTGCGCCGACTCGATGCGCCGGTCGCCGCGCCCGGCCCTGGCGAGGTCCGCGTCCGCCAGACCGCCATCGGCGTGAACTTCGTCGACATCTATTTCCGCAGCGGCGCGCATGCCTTGCCGCACCTGCCGGAAGCGCTCGGCATCGAGGCGGCCGGAGTGGTCGACGCGGTGGGTCCCGACGTGCGCACGCTGACGCCCGGCCAACGGGTCGCCTATGCGGGCCTGCCCAATGGCAGCTACGCCAGCCTGCGCACGCTGCCGGCCGCGCGCGTGCTGCCCCTCCCCGACGCGCTGAGCGACGAGGTGGCCGCTGCCGGGCTATTGAAAGGCATCACCGTGCACATGCTGCTGCATCGCGTTCGCCAGGTCGCGGCCGGCGACACATTACTGGTGCACGCCGCGGCCGGCGGGCTCGGCCTGCTGGCGACGCAGTGGGCGCGCGCACTCGGCGCACGCGTGATCGGCACGGTCGGCTCTGCCGCCAAGGCCGAGCTGGCCCGCCGCCATGGCGCCGAGGCGGTGGTGGAGTACCGGCAGGAGGATTTCGTCGCCGCCGCGCGCGCGTTCGGCGGTGGCGACGGCGTCGACTACGCCATCGACGGCATCGGCGGCGAGGTCCTGACCCGCACGCTCGGCGCCGTGCGCCCGTTCGGCCTGGTCGCGAGCATCGGCCAGGTCGCCGCGGTCGGCGCACGGCATTGCGTGGACCTCGACGACCTCGGCCCGGCGCGCTCGATCGCGCTGGCGCGGCCGAGCGTGCTGGGCTTCATCGCCCGCGACCTGGACGGCTATCGCGCGGCGGCGCAGGCCACGCTGCAACGGCTGGCGGACGGGCTGCGGGTCGAGATCGGCGCGCGGCTGCCGCTGGAACGCGCGGCCGATGCGCACCGATTGCTGGAATCGCGCGCGAGCACGGGTGCCATCGTGTTGCTGCCGTAGCGGCGGCCGTACCGGCAATTCTGCAATGCCCATAGCAATGGCGCGGAGGCGCCTGCGCGCAGCGAGGTGCTATCTTCTGCAGCGTCACTGGGGATGTCGCCATGCACGCACGCAGCGCCGGAAACCGCCACGGCACGCCCTGCCGCACCGCCGGGGAGCGCCCATGCAGTCGCTGATGCCGGCCGAGGCCTACATCGACGAGGCCTGGTTCGCCCGCGAGCGCACGCAGCTGATGCTGCCGCTGTGGCAGTTCGTGGCGCCGCGCATGCTGCTGGACAAGCCCAACGCCTTCGTGCGCCGCTCGATCTGCGGCGTGGACGTGGTGGTGCAGAACATCGACGGCGAACTGCGTGCCTTCGACAACCTGTGCCTGCACCGGCAGAACCCGCTGCAGCAGCAACCGCAAGGCGTGCGCCCGCTGGTCTGCAGCTACCACGGCTGGCGCTACGGCGCCGACGGCAGCGTGGAGAACATTCCCTTCCAGGACGATGCCTACCGCCTGGCTCCGGAGGCACGCGCCTGCCTGCGGCTGCGCCGCTTCGCCGTGGCCTGCCTCGGCAAGCTGGTGTTCGTGAACCTGTCGGCCGAGCCGATGCCGCTGGAGACGCAGTTCTCGCTGGAAGCGTTGGAGATGCTGCGCGCCGCCTCCGAGCAGTTCGACGACGAAGTGCTGGTGGCGACCTTCGAGGCCGACTTCAACTGGAAGCTGGCCTACGAAAACCTGCGCGATGCGCTGCACCCGCGTTTCGTGCATGCACGCACCCTGGCGCAGCAGGTGAAGTTCCAGGTGCAGATGGACGACGCCGGCATTGCCGAGGCACGCCGTTATCACGCCGAGGGCAGCGCGTCGCGCGAGGCGCATCTGGCGCGCCTGCGCGCGTTCAGCAGCGGTGGCCTCAACGAGCCGTTGGTGGCGATGGCGCACTACCCCTGGCACGCCCACGTCGACCGCTTCGGCAACGACGACTGGTATCTGAACTGGCTGCTGTACCCGAACCTGCACATCGCCTCGGGCTCGGGCGGCTATTCCTTCATCATCGAGCACCACCAGCCGGTGTCGGCGCAGCGCACCGACCTGCTGGTCTACTACGTCACCGCGCGCAAGAAGCATCGCTATCCGGGTTCGGACGCGGTGCTGCTGGGGCACCTGCATGGCGCCGAGAAGGTGCTGCGCGAGGACATCGAGATCATGGAACAGGTGCAGTCGGGACTGCGCGCCGGCGCCCCGCGCGCGGTGCTGGGCGATTACGAGCACGCCAACATGCAGATCGAACGCTGGTACATGGACGTCATGGAGGGCCGCCATGTCCTCTGACAAGTACGTGATCGGCAGCGGTGCACGGCTGCGCTGGGCGCTCGCCGCCTGGGCCGAGGCGGCGCCGGACTGCGTGCTGCACCCGGTGGACGTGGCACAGGGCAAGGACTACCGCTTCGATCTGGATGCGCTGCAGGCGCTGGCCGACACCGGCGCCACTGCCTTCGTCGCCTGGGACGCGCAGTTCCTCAACTTCCGCCGCCAGGAGCTGATGGGCGAACTCAAGGCGCGCGGCTTCAAGATGCCGCCGCTGCTCTGCCGCGGCGCGCAGGTCGCCGCCAGCGCGCGCGTCGGCGAGAACTGCGCGATCGGCGTCGGCGCCATCGTCGATGCGCACTGCGACATCGGCTTCAACACCTGGATCGGCGCGGCGGCGGTGCTGGAATCGGCGGTCAAGGTCGGCGCCTCGGCGTGGATCGAGGCCGGCGTGACGATCGGCGCGGAAGCGCAGGTCGGCGCCCAGGCCACGCTCGGCCGGCAGGTGGACATCGGCCCGGGCGTGCGCATCGGCAAACGCTGCCAGGTCGAAGTCCCCGGCCGCTACCGCAGCGACATCGCCACCGGCACTCACCATCTCAGCGGGTTCCGCAGCCCGGTGCTGATCCTCAACGGTTGAGTGGCTGCCTGCGACGACGGCCGGGATGGGGAGGCGGGAGTCGCGGAGAGGCCGGGATTCGGGAATCGGGATTGGGGATTCGCCGAAAGGCCGGGATTCGGCAGTGGGGATTGGGGATTCGCAAGAGCGGATCGCAGTCAGTCTGACGCCGTGCCGGCGACCCTCGGCCGGCTGGGGACAAGTGCTTCCAGCATGCACTCGGCGAATGCGGCCAGGGCGCGCCTGCTCGCTGTCGCAGCGACGTTCCATTGAAACCGCCAGATCGGCGATCCGGCTGGATGCGCACAGGCGTCCCCCTCGGTCCGTCCGCATGCTCGCTTTTACCAATCCCCACTCCCGAATCCCGAATCCCGGCCTCTCAACCATTCCCCATTCCCGACTCCCCAATCCCGGCCCCTTGCAAACTGATATCAATTTGATATCGTTTCGCCCAACCACCCAAGGACGCGCCACCATGAAAGAGCAGCCCCGTTCCTCCCTGCCCGGCATTCCGATGATCGTGGGCCTGGTCCTGGTGTTCGTGGCGGGCGCCGGGGCGATCATCGCCACCGGCGTGCTGCAGCCGTTGTCGATGCCGTGGACCCTGCTGGTCGCGATCCCGGTGCTGGCCGTCGCGCTGTTCCTGGTGGTCGGCCTGTATTCGCTGGAACCGAACCAGGCGGCGGTACTGAGCCTGTTCGGCCGCTATGTGGGCACGGTCAAGGACCCGGGCCTGCGCTGGAACAACCCTTTCTTCAGCAAGCGCAAGGTCAGCCAGCGCGTGCGCAACTTCGAGAGCGGCCGGCTCAAGGTCAACGAACTGGACGGCAGCCCGATCGAGATCGCCGCGGTGATCGTGTGGCAGGTGATGGATGCGTCCGAGGCGGTCTACAACGTCGACGACTACGAGAGCTTCGTGCACATCCAGTCCGAGGCGGCGCTGCGTGCGATGGCCACCAGCTATCCCTACGACCAGCACGAGGACGGGCAGATCTCGCTGCGCAGCCATCCCAACGAGATCAGCGAACAGCTCAAGCGTCACCTCGACGAACGCCTGACCCAGGCCGGCGTGGACGTGATCGAGGCGCGCATCAGCCACCTCGCCTACGCCCCGGAAATCGCCCAGGCGATGCTGCAGCGGCAGCAGGCCAACGCGGTGATCGCCGCGCGCACGCGCATCGTCGCCGGCGCGGTGGGCATGGTCGAGATGGCCCTGGCCGAACTGCAGAAGAACGGTGTGGTCGAGCTGGACGAGGAGCGCAAGGCGCACATGGTCAGCAACCTGCTGACCGTGCTGTGCTCGGACCGCGGCACCCAGCCGATCGTCAACGCCGGCTCGCTGTACTGAGGTGTCGATGTTGATGCACGCCGCCATCGCGCCGCTGGCGCTCGCCCTCTCCGGCCTGCCGGCCCTGGTCATCGCCGCCTGGGTCGGCGGCAAGGACGACGACCGCGCGCGCGGGCTGGGCCTGCGCTGGGCGCTGATCGGCCTGGCGATCCTGCTCGGCGCAGCGGCGCTGTACTGGACCGGCGGCCAGCGCGCCGGCGTCTATGCGGTGGCGATCGTGCTGCTGCTGACAGTGAACGCGCTGATCGTGTCGATGCTGCTGCACCTGCGGCGCAGCGACGCCGCGCGGCGGGAGCGGTCATGAGCGAGAAGAAGGCCTATCCGCTGCGCATCAACGCCGACGTGCTGGCGGCGGCGCAGCGCTGGGCCGACGACGAGCTGCGCAGTCTCAACGCGCAGATCGAATACGTGCTGCGCGACGCGCTGCGCAAGGCGGGCCGGCTGCCCAAGCCCGGCGACGACAAGGAACGCGGATCATGAGCAAGCGCTGGGAATACCTCACCGTCGAGGCCAAGACCAACCTGATGCTGGGCCTGAAACTGGACGAGCTGCAGGCCGACCTGAACAAGCACGGCAAGCTCGGCTGGGAACTGGTCAGCGTGCTCACGCTGCCAGGCACCAAGCCGCTGCTGATGTTCAAGCGGGAGGCCTGACATGCGCCGGCCTCGGCTCCTCGCGCCTGCACTGGCGGCGCTGCTGGCGCCGCTCACGACGCTGGCGGCGCCGCCGCAACAGACCGCCAGCGCCCTGCTGGATCGCCTG includes:
- the purT gene encoding formate-dependent phosphoribosylglycinamide formyltransferase, producing MVTLGTPLSASATRVLLLGSGELGKEVAIELQRFGVEVIAVDRYADAPAMQVAHRSHVVDMLDAMALRELIAREQPHLIVPEIEAIHTETLVALERDLGQRVIPTARAARLTMDREGIRRLAAETLGLPTSPYRFVDTPEQYREAIAAVGLPCVVKPVMSSSGKGQSTLRSASDINAAWEYAQTGGRAGAGRCIVEGFIDFDYEITLLTVRHAGGTAFCDPIGHWQKDGDYRESWQPQPMSALALQRAQDIARAVTDDLGGWGLFGVELFVKGDEVWFSEVSPRPHDTGLVTLVSQELSEFALHARAILGLPIPAIRQSGPSASCALLAHGEGVPRFGNVGAALQAPDTALRLFGKPSVHGHRRVGVTLARGADIEQARQTARDAAAALTIDLDA
- a CDS encoding LysR family transcriptional regulator encodes the protein MSWDDVRYFLAVLRDGSLSSAARTLRVQHSTVARRIDALEATLGLRLFDRLPRGWLPTAEALQLAEHGRRLEAEAHAFGRAAQGATTLEGVVRVSASPVFASHFLAPRLARAQRAWPALRIDLLGEAQAANLYARDADLAVRLSRPQAPGLVARRIGSMRFALCASPEWARAAPASWSFVGYDDALAHTPQQQWLQRFAGGRRFAFVANDLAAQLHACVAGAGVALLPRFLLEATAASAGGALVELPEAPRCDVEREIWLVVHPDVRRAPRVQRVAEAIADAVQAADGRL
- a CDS encoding quinone oxidoreductase, which produces MSPSRTALRIGIDRYGDADVLRRLDAPVAAPGPGEVRVRQTAIGVNFVDIYFRSGAHALPHLPEALGIEAAGVVDAVGPDVRTLTPGQRVAYAGLPNGSYASLRTLPAARVLPLPDALSDEVAAAGLLKGITVHMLLHRVRQVAAGDTLLVHAAAGGLGLLATQWARALGARVIGTVGSAAKAELARRHGAEAVVEYRQEDFVAAARAFGGGDGVDYAIDGIGGEVLTRTLGAVRPFGLVASIGQVAAVGARHCVDLDDLGPARSIALARPSVLGFIARDLDGYRAAAQATLQRLADGLRVEIGARLPLERAADAHRLLESRASTGAIVLLP
- a CDS encoding aromatic ring-hydroxylating dioxygenase subunit alpha produces the protein MQSLMPAEAYIDEAWFARERTQLMLPLWQFVAPRMLLDKPNAFVRRSICGVDVVVQNIDGELRAFDNLCLHRQNPLQQQPQGVRPLVCSYHGWRYGADGSVENIPFQDDAYRLAPEARACLRLRRFAVACLGKLVFVNLSAEPMPLETQFSLEALEMLRAASEQFDDEVLVATFEADFNWKLAYENLRDALHPRFVHARTLAQQVKFQVQMDDAGIAEARRYHAEGSASREAHLARLRAFSSGGLNEPLVAMAHYPWHAHVDRFGNDDWYLNWLLYPNLHIASGSGGYSFIIEHHQPVSAQRTDLLVYYVTARKKHRYPGSDAVLLGHLHGAEKVLREDIEIMEQVQSGLRAGAPRAVLGDYEHANMQIERWYMDVMEGRHVL
- a CDS encoding DapH/DapD/GlmU-related protein; protein product: MSSDKYVIGSGARLRWALAAWAEAAPDCVLHPVDVAQGKDYRFDLDALQALADTGATAFVAWDAQFLNFRRQELMGELKARGFKMPPLLCRGAQVAASARVGENCAIGVGAIVDAHCDIGFNTWIGAAAVLESAVKVGASAWIEAGVTIGAEAQVGAQATLGRQVDIGPGVRIGKRCQVEVPGRYRSDIATGTHHLSGFRSPVLILNG
- a CDS encoding SPFH domain-containing protein; the protein is MKEQPRSSLPGIPMIVGLVLVFVAGAGAIIATGVLQPLSMPWTLLVAIPVLAVALFLVVGLYSLEPNQAAVLSLFGRYVGTVKDPGLRWNNPFFSKRKVSQRVRNFESGRLKVNELDGSPIEIAAVIVWQVMDASEAVYNVDDYESFVHIQSEAALRAMATSYPYDQHEDGQISLRSHPNEISEQLKRHLDERLTQAGVDVIEARISHLAYAPEIAQAMLQRQQANAVIAARTRIVAGAVGMVEMALAELQKNGVVELDEERKAHMVSNLLTVLCSDRGTQPIVNAGSLY
- a CDS encoding Arc family DNA binding domain-containing protein, whose amino-acid sequence is MSEKKAYPLRINADVLAAAQRWADDELRSLNAQIEYVLRDALRKAGRLPKPGDDKERGS
- a CDS encoding DUF4177 domain-containing protein; this translates as MSKRWEYLTVEAKTNLMLGLKLDELQADLNKHGKLGWELVSVLTLPGTKPLLMFKREA